The following proteins come from a genomic window of Kocuria palustris:
- a CDS encoding IucA/IucC family protein produces the protein MTETTLTGAETASSAGPTPAPNLDAEGAEQLQRLTLAKLFAEFAHERILAPRPEAEGWVVDDHTGTPRWRFRASRHPMEHWRVDPSSIQRLDDDGRPSSAPRDLDAQQAILDLREVLELTDRVLPLYLEDLSATQLTSARRQARPAPSSRELAASPLELVEQHLHEGHPGFVASSGRIGFGAAQQERWAPEALEPTPLVWLAARRSGCVLSLCREMDDREHMELHLLDPERERFRAAVREAGEDPQDYTPIPLHPWQWEHRILPGMLPDVLRRDLILVGPSEHRWRAQQSVRTFLDMDDPARDYAKTALGVHSMGFLRGLSPAYMEAMPAISDWLDDIVSADPVLRECGVEVLRERSAVGWVGDAQHRSGLRSDYTKQLAALWRESPVARLAPGEQAASLAGVLHTDRDGVPLARAWIERSGVDAETWIRALLKVYLLPVAHLVLSRSIALMPHGENVILRLQDGLPVGAFWKDLGEEIAVMDDQPLPPQIERIRTLIEPESQELSVHTDVLDGVLRHLGALLHDDGVLDEQRFWGAAAEVLDEHRAAHPELWRGHDLFREDFAHSCLNRLQLRDPQSMVSLTDPLGSQILVGRIRNPLAQFRGVGPTSDEIGSPAGVEVECRDEAASRP, from the coding sequence ATGACCGAGACCACCCTGACCGGAGCCGAGACCGCGAGCTCCGCCGGACCCACGCCTGCCCCGAACCTGGATGCCGAGGGCGCCGAGCAGCTGCAGCGGCTCACCCTGGCCAAGCTGTTCGCGGAGTTCGCCCACGAGCGCATCCTCGCGCCGCGTCCGGAGGCGGAGGGTTGGGTCGTGGACGATCACACCGGCACGCCGCGCTGGCGCTTCCGCGCGAGCCGCCACCCGATGGAGCACTGGCGAGTGGATCCGTCGTCGATCCAGCGCCTGGACGACGATGGCCGCCCCAGCTCAGCGCCTCGCGATCTCGACGCCCAGCAGGCGATCCTGGATCTGCGCGAGGTCCTCGAGCTCACCGACCGGGTGCTGCCGCTGTACCTGGAGGACCTCTCCGCCACGCAGCTCACCTCCGCCCGGCGTCAGGCCCGACCCGCACCGAGCTCCCGCGAGCTCGCCGCGAGCCCTCTGGAGCTCGTCGAGCAGCATCTGCACGAGGGCCACCCCGGATTCGTCGCCAGCTCCGGCCGGATCGGCTTCGGCGCCGCCCAGCAGGAGCGGTGGGCGCCCGAGGCCCTGGAGCCGACCCCGCTGGTGTGGCTCGCCGCCCGCCGCAGCGGCTGCGTCCTCTCGCTCTGCCGCGAGATGGACGACCGCGAGCACATGGAGCTTCACCTGCTGGACCCGGAGCGCGAGCGCTTCCGCGCTGCCGTGCGGGAGGCGGGCGAGGACCCGCAGGACTACACGCCGATCCCCCTGCACCCCTGGCAGTGGGAGCACCGGATCCTGCCCGGCATGCTGCCGGACGTCCTTCGCCGGGATCTGATCCTGGTGGGCCCCAGCGAGCACCGCTGGCGCGCCCAGCAGTCCGTGCGGACCTTCCTGGACATGGACGATCCGGCCCGCGACTACGCCAAGACCGCGCTGGGCGTGCATTCGATGGGCTTCCTGCGCGGGCTCTCGCCGGCCTACATGGAGGCCATGCCCGCCATCAGCGACTGGCTCGACGACATCGTCTCGGCCGACCCCGTCCTCAGGGAGTGCGGCGTGGAGGTCCTGCGCGAGCGCAGCGCCGTGGGATGGGTGGGCGATGCCCAGCACCGCTCGGGGCTGCGCAGCGATTACACCAAGCAGCTGGCCGCGCTGTGGCGGGAATCCCCGGTCGCTCGGCTGGCCCCCGGGGAGCAGGCCGCCAGCCTCGCCGGGGTCCTGCACACCGATCGCGACGGCGTGCCGCTGGCGCGCGCCTGGATCGAGCGCAGCGGGGTCGATGCCGAGACGTGGATCCGTGCTCTGCTGAAGGTCTACCTGCTGCCCGTCGCGCATCTCGTGCTCTCGCGCTCGATCGCGCTGATGCCCCATGGCGAGAACGTGATCCTGCGCCTGCAGGACGGCCTGCCGGTCGGCGCGTTCTGGAAGGACCTCGGCGAGGAGATCGCCGTGATGGATGATCAGCCCCTGCCCCCGCAGATCGAGCGCATCCGCACACTGATCGAGCCGGAGTCCCAGGAGCTGTCCGTGCACACCGACGTCCTGGACGGCGTGCTGCGCCACCTGGGTGCGCTGCTGCACGACGACGGCGTCCTGGACGAGCAGCGGTTCTGGGGCGCGGCCGCCGAGGTGCTCGACGAGCACCGCGCTGCCCATCCCGAGCTGTGGCGCGGACACGATCTCTTCCGCGAGGACTTCGCCCACTCGTGCCTCAACCGCCTCCAGCTGCGCGACCCGCAGTCCATGGTGAGCCTCACGGACCCGTTGGGCTCCCAGATCCTCGTGGGGCGGATCCGCAATCCGCTGGCGCAGTTCCGCGGCGTCGGCCCCACCTCGGACGAGATCGGAAGTCCGGCCGGCGTCGAGGTCGAGTGCCGGGACGAGGCGGCGAGCCGCCCATGA